The Salvelinus sp. IW2-2015 linkage group LG4q.2, ASM291031v2, whole genome shotgun sequence genome includes the window TGTCAGAAGAGGACAGTGGTCACACCTGTTTTCTGGAGCGCTTAGCTGCTTCCTCCAGTGTCTCTGCCGCCTCAAATTTACCCTGCCGCCTGTAGAGGGCGCCCAGATTCTTCAGGGTGGTGGTTACTGTGGGGCTGGGGGCAGACATCATAAACACATTATGAACTAATGATGTAATCACATACAGAACAGTCCATGAGTTTCCAGACTCAACACAGACCTGTCTACTTTACAGGCCTTGTACCAGCCTCCATACTCTCCAAACAGGGAGCCGTCCTGCTGCTTTCCCTAGAGAAGAGAAGAACCACCACATCCATCAGTTGTCAGGATTTAAGGACTTCAAACGCTAATGACAAACACCCACCCCCTATTCATGGGTTGCACGTTTgtgagcattctactcaatgcatccTCATTGGGCGATAATTATATGGTCTAAAGTGCATTCCTGTGGATTGAAaacacaatgacatttctaaagaagataaataattagtaggaaaaccctttgtcatcattttgatgtcgccagattgactttagatgcagtataacattagctagttagctaagatAGAGGAGCCCTCCAGATTTTCGCTAcctaacgttagcattgctaacaATTTTTTGACCAACTTTGCTAGTTAATGACAACATTGGCATCTGTCTAAAAGTACATTTGCCAACATGATGataaagttgtttcctactaaatatgTGCATACTTTATCAATGTCATCGTATTCCCAAGCCCCTAGAGTGTAATTTAGACGACAGTCATTCGCCCCGGTTCAAATTCATTAGCCCTCTTTATACTTTTGAGCATCAATATGGCTGCAGCATCTTTATGACATTGATAACAATGGCAACGACGTGACCGAGGTGCAACACATTAATAGCAAAACTGTTGGTCACAAAGAAATTGCCTAAATATTCCAGCTAATTCTGGACAAATTATATGGAACCGTGAAATGAGATCTAGAGTAAATTAACCGATCTGAGACATGTTAACGTAACCTAATATACATAAGTGCTtaaagagagaggtgggaaaTTGAGAGATTACAGTTCATCACAATTTCTTCAGCAGTCTAAATTGATGACCCTTTCATACCGTGACTGAAACACTCTTTTCCCTGTCAGTTGTGAAAGTTCAGCCACAACAGTCAGTAGTGACACATGCCATGGCCCTTAGTGAAAGTGGACCCTCTATCATCCCTCTCACATAAACACACTCTCTCACCttgctctgttcctctctctcctcagcatgCATCCAAATGGGTTTGTTCTCATCTGCAGAGCCAGAGACCAAAAACAACAATCAGACACATGCAGGTTCAAAAAGATATTGAGACATTCAGGCAGTCACCCAGGCGCTCTAAGTGCTTGACCTGGTCTGGCTCAAAGTATTAGAACATTCAACTGAAAGGTCACCGTTGTTTTCAGAAGCGCATTTCCACTAAACTGATGACAGCAGCCTGAAAGAATTaacttttacatgtatttattatttaactaggcgagtcagttaagaacaaattcttatttacaataacggcctaccccggccaaaccaggacgacgctgggccaattgtgcaccgtcctacgggactccaaatcacggccggctgtgatgcagcctggattcgaaccaggtactgtgttgcctcttgcactgagatgcagttccttagaccactgaaccacttgggagcccatcaaacgatagattgtgtgtgtgtgtgtgtgtgtgtgtgtgtgtgtgtgtgtgtctccgtggGTACCAGAAATCACCACAAatatagtaaaacaaggaaaattctcgctcgtggggacatttcccaggtGCCCacaaggacaaaggctattttaggtttaggagttaggttttaGGGAAATAGGATTTAGAACGGAAATCAATTTAATGGCCCCACAAggataacaaaacatatgctttGTGAGAGAGTGTCTTACCGTCTACAGAGCCAAACTCCCTTTCATGTGCGCGGGTaaggatctctttgtacagaGTTTCAGCCTGCTTGAACTTCCCCTGCTTCAGGTAACAGGACGccttggagaggaagagagagaatgtaaGAATATGATCTTCAAAAAGTAAGAAAATCCCCTTCTCATAACTCATTAGAAAATGTGCAGTCATTTTTCGAAGCCAGTGATCTCTTAAACCCTATGTGACCCTTTCACCAGGTTGTTCTTGGTCTTGGCCACGTTGGGGTCGTCAGGGCCCAGTTTGGTCTGGTAGATCTCCAGGGCCCGCTGGTAGTAGTACTCCACCTCCTCGTACTTGCCCTGGTTCTGACACAGCAGGGCAAGGTTGTTCAGCTGCTTGGCAACGTCTGGGTGGTCCTTACCCAGAACCTGGACAGGAGGTGAGATGGAGAGGCCATGTAAATATAACAAAACAGTGTGCAATAAAGCAATAATGGGTCAGCTTCTCAAAGTAAGTGGGCAAGAAAGGAGTTTATCACAACAAAAAGAGACGGCCGGTGTTTTCCACAAGTACATAGAGTagccaaatagaaaaagtagccaGCCAGACATCCCCGGGCAAATTCCTTTTTTGCAGAAGGagctctattttggtggcctctggtacattcAAATGCTTTAATTCCATCAAAacattctaatgccttgattccatttttttcttctccattttagtcgtttagcagacgctcttatccagagcgtcttaaagttagtgcattcatcttaagataactagataggggacaaccacatatcacaggcatagaaagtattattttattttttatttttttgaggtggCAGAACAAAGTGCCCGTGTTGGGGTGtaggaaggtagggaggggcagttcctcttgtgTTCCATAGGttagcaccatggtcttgtagtggatgcgagcttcaattGGAAGACAGTGGCGTGTGCGTAGGAGCGGGGTGacagaacttgggaaggttgaaaaccaggccggctgcagcattctggataagttgcaggggtttgatggcacaagcagggagcccagccaacagcgagttgcagtagtccagacgggagaggacaagtgcctggattaggacctgcgcctcttcctgtgtgaggtagggttgtactctacggatgttgtagagcatgaacctgcaggagcgagtcactgctagaaccgagccctgtgggacaccagtagtgagagtatgtggcacagacacagatcctctccacatccCCTTGTAGGAGGGCccgccaggtaggatgcaatccaagagtgtgcagcgAGTGTGCAgcgcctgagacgcccagccctgagagggtggagaggaggatctaatGGTTcagtgtcgaaggcagcggatagatctaggaggatgagaacagaagagagagagtcagctttggcagtgcggagagcttccgtgacacagagaagagcagcctTGGATGAGGGACCAGTCTTGAAActtgactggttagggtcaagaagatcgttctgagagagataaggagaaagttgatcagagacggaacgctcaagtgttttggaaagaaaagaaagggataGTGTATTTCAGATTCCATTTTCCATCTGAAATACAAAGCAAAATTGTTTACCTCCCATATCGGAAAAATGTGTTATGGCATTGTGTAGAAATACATGACTTTAATATAATATTCCAGTagttaaaatgttatttaagtCTATATGACCAGGACTATTTTTAAGTAAGAAAACATTAAGCCTTTAACATCTTTTCTTGAGATGAAAGGCTTATTTACAGTTTTAATGCAAGATATGAATTGCCACAATGTTTGTTCTTcatattatgtacagtaccaggtttggacacacctactcattcattcatttttacaattttctacattgtagaataatagtgaagacataaaaactatgaaataacacatatggaatcatgtagtaacccaaaaaatgttaaacaaataaaaatagtcaccctttgcattgatgacagcattgcacactcttagaattctctcaaccagcctcatgaggtagtcacctggaatgcatttcaattaacaggtgtacctttggggctgcaggtagcctctccccggtaggccgtcattgtaaatcagaattaaaatgttttaagttaatttgtgacatttctttccttcttaatgcatttgagccaatcagttgtgttgtgacatggtatgggtggtatacagaagatagccatatttggtaaaagaccaagtccatattatggcaagaacagttcaaataaggagagagaaaacaacagtccatcattactttaagacatgaaggtcagtcaatccgtaaaaattcaagaagtttcttcaagtgcagttgcaaaaacaatcaggcgctatgatgaaactagctctcaggaagaccgccacaggaaaggaagacccagagttacctctgctgcagaggataagttcattagagttaccagcctcagaatgcagccaaaataaatgcttcacagatttcaagtaacagacacatctcaacatcaactgtgcagaggagactgtgtgaagcatgccttcatggttgaaatgctacaaagaaaccactgctaaggacaccaataagaagaagagacttgcttgggccaagaaacacgagcaatggacattagaaatctgtcctttggtctgatgagtccaaatgagatgtttggtttcaaccgccgtgtctttgtgagacgcagagtaggtgaacgtatgatctccgcatgtgtggttcccaccgtgaagcatggaggtggtggtgtgatggtgctttgctggtgacactatctgtgatttatttagaattcaagaaacacttaaccatcatggctaccacagcgatacaccatcccatctggtttgcgcttagtgggacattcatttgttttcaacaggacaaaggacccaaaacacacctccaggctgtgtaagggctatttgaccaaggaggagagtgatggagtgctgcatcagatgacctggcctccacaatcacccgacctcaatccaattgagatggtttgggatgagttggaccgcagagtgaaggcaaagcagccaacaagtgctcagcatacgtgcaactccgtcaagactgttggaaaagcattgctcatgaagctggttgagagaatgccaagagtgtgcaaagctactttgaagaatataaaatctaaaatgtattttgatttgtttaacacttctttggttactacatgattccatgtgttatttcatagttttgatgtcttcactattattcttcaatgtagacaATGTATTCTTCAAtgtatagtaaaaataaaaaataaactcttgaatgagtaggagcccaaacttttgactggtactgtattttattaaaacagaaaaatGAAGTAAACAGCTCACAATATTTTGAAAACAAATTAAAGGATTTAGTTTTCCAGGTTtccgtttttccacattttgttacgttacagccttattcaaaaaaaaaatttttttttatttttatttttttaataaaagttcctcaacctacacacacaatgcaacaacaggtttagacatttttgcaaatgtattaaattaaaaacagaaatgcctcatacacataagtattcagaccctttgctatgaaactcgaaattaagctcaggtgcatcctgtttccattgatcatccttgagatgtttctacaacttgattggagtccatctattgtaaattcaattgattggacatgatttggaaaggaacacaactgtctatataaggtcccacagttgacggtgcacgtcagagcaaaaaccaagccatgaggtagaaggaattgtccgtagagcttcgagacaggaatgtcgaggcacagatatggggaagggtatcaaaatatttctgcagcattgaaggtccctaagaacacagtggcctccatcattcttaaatggaagaagtttggaaccaccaagactcttcctagagcgccagggttcctctgaggagatggacaaccacctctgcagcactcctccaatcaggcctttacgatATTGGCCAGACAGgggccactcttcagtaaaaggcaaatgtcagcccacttggagtttgcccaaaggaacctaaaggactctgaccatgagaaacaagattctctggtctgatgaaaccaagatttaactatttggcctgaatgccaagcgtcacgtctggagtaaacctggcaccatcccttcggtgaagcatggtggtggcaagatcatgctgtggggatgtttttcagcggcagggactgggacactggtcaggatcgaggaaaaaaGGAAAGGctcaaagtacagagcgatccttgatgaaaacctgctccagagcgctcagactggaacaaaggttcaccttccaacaggacaacaaccctaagcacacagccgagacaacacaggagtggctttgggacaagtctctgaatgtccctgagtggcccagccagagcccggacttgaacccgatcgaacatctctggagtgacctgaaaatagctgagcagcaacgctccccatccaacttgacagagcttgaggatctgcagagaagaatggaagaaactccccaaatacaggtgtgccaagcttgtaacgtcatacccaagaagactcaaggctgtaataactgccaaatgtgcttcaacaaagtactgaataaagggtctgaatacttacgtaactgtacatgtttgcaaatgtattaaaataaaatattctaaaaaactgtttttgctttgtcattatggggtattgtgtttagattgatggggggaaactatttaatccactatttaatccattgtaggctgtaacgtaacaaaatgtgaaaagtcaaggggtctgaatactttgaatgcaATGTACATTACATGGGACGTGCATATTCACGAGCTTCatgctttctctccctcctccatgtaAAGGAATTTGACTGCAACCAGAGATCTGGATATAATGACAAGATActcatgtctccaccctaacaatgggagtcgttgtcccaaagacgggaaggcaggcgacaagcttaggtccaccataagcccatagaaacgtaCTGGGCTTATTCCGGATATATTTTGCCGCGattgaaacctctcgcttcgcctcttcctctctgctgcgtTTCCCTGTCATTGCTCGCTTTGTGACCGACAGGCGCCTGTTCCATCAATAGATCGCTAGAAGATGCATATAGTTCATTTTAGCGGGAGAGGGCTCGACGGACTAGTGAATTTAAACTTTTAAATGAAATGTAGCCTAGTTCAAATGAAGTGGAAAATGTAACAGGCTGAATAGCCGACAGCCGGTACTTATGGAAAACACTGGACGCCATCCCCATTACTTCGGATTGAAGAATAATCTCACTTCTGTCCTTTATGTTTGCTGGCTAGGCTAAATATCATAAGAGAATAAGAGGGTGAAGTCAGAGCAGAGCTGGAGGAGAGGCATCACTAATGGGTTGGGTGAGGACAGAGAATGGAGCAGAGGGCTAACGCTGTCTCTCTGTGActcagaaagagagacacagagactggGAGTTAGGAGTGAGACTCACTGCTCATTAGCAGGGAAAGAgtgcccttccctcccttccatgCAGTGACTGAGAGGCTTACTGATGAGGTAAACTAGAGTCTCTCTGATTGATGGTTTCTATCTGAATGATCAATAGTAAGAGGTTTTCAAAGCAACCTGTGCTGCTGGATGTGTACAaatctcactccccctctctcctgtgaAGTTTAGGTATATTTGAAGAGTTTACTGTAAACATCATTAAAAGTATAGGATTTCAACAGGGAATACAAGACAGCAAGGTCTGGGTGATATATTGACTGAGTTTTATTGAGGAGAGTGATGCCTTTAACTCGAGCCAGGGTTAGTGCCTGTTACTGGGGTACTCTGTAGGGAGAGACCCTCCGTCCGCCTCCTCCTTCTAGTCTTCACCCATAAGGATAAACCAAGGACTCAGGCAGCTCACACAGTGGGAAAAGCAAAAGCTATAAAAAGAAAGAACTGCCAGGAAAATTCCTCCTGCATCAGCAAAGCTGTCTTCCTTCCTCTGTTGCGAAAGCTGGGTGGCAAATCTTTAACCTTGAGAGAGAGCTTTATCAGAGTTGAAGTggataatataaataaaatgtctCAGCTGTCTTTAAGCTCTGTGCTCTCCAGCACAGGAGTCGACATGTCAATCTTAGCAGAGGGAGCATGAGGGGAAAAGCcacagggcgagagagagacaacgtgAAACAGAAAGGGAGATGGATAAATAGAGAGACAGCACTTTGCATCTCCAGGACTGCTGAGCTTCTCCTTTATAAACATCCAATTTTGCACAGCCAAATATCATGAACCCCTTCCAGGACTTAACTCTCTCCAAAGTCACAGTTCCTCTGAACAACACAAATCTATAGGGAGGcttgggagaggagggggtgattACAGGGGGGAACATATACACAGAagataagtaaaacattttttttaaatgtttgacaAAGAAGAAAACTTTCCAAAGAACTGAAAAGTCCTTCGAAACTTGAGCAAGATTTACTTGGAGAGGAGCAGGAATCCAGATCATTCTGCAGTATTAGCACTACATACCCACAATGCCTTGTGGTGACATATGCCCTCTGACCTACCTTCTCCCGGATCTCCAGAGCCCGCTTGCAAAGGGGCTCCGCTTCCTTGTACTTCCCCCGTTTCCCGTAGAGCACAGCCAGGTTGTTGAGTGTAGCAGCcacctgagacagacagacacacacacagtaatatacAAATATCACACTTGAGACAGCCTCAATCATCTGTGCCCGTGTGTAGTAGTGAGTGACCGCAAGACTCAACCATGGCAGCAGAGTGCAATTGATTTGGTGAGTTAGGTGTGACCGACCGACGAGAGGAAGACAAACAGGGGAAACAGGAAGTGATTACTGCTCTGTAATTATATCCCAATCAGCAGGATGAATCTCCACCACGTGCACATCACTCAGCCCACCCGACCACAGAGGGGCCCCACAGTGACCTTTGACTGGAGTGGTCTGGTGCCCACATGGAGGCGGAAAGGGGATAGAGAGCCTAACCTCTGCTGCTCTGAGTCTGCACTGAGGGAACTGGATGTCCAGGGAGAGTCAGAAACACAAGCCTGTTGGGGTCGACACAGTTAGTggacctgcctgcctggctggttaCAGACATACTGCTGAGACACAGATTGATGAGAAACATCACTCACCGCTGGATGGTCCCTGCCCAGAGTCTTCTCCCTGATGGCCAGAGCGTCATTCAGCAGGTTGGCTGCCTCTTTGTATTTATTCTGGTCCCTGAAAgaggagagcaagaaagagagaggagcatgTTACCGTGGTTTCTCTGACAATGAGGTCAATTACCAGTGTATTATATTGACTACAATTGATTCACACCGTATACCAACCACCCCCACCCCAGAGCCCctcctccaggctgacctgtaGACCAGGGCCAGGATGTTGAGCATGGTGGCCACGTCTGGGTGGTTGTGTCCGGAGGTCTTCTCCAGGTCCTCCAGGGCCTGTTTGCAGAGGGGCACGGCCACCTCGTAGCGGCCCTGAGAGGCGTACTGGATCACCAGGTTGTGAAGGGTCCTAAGGCGGGCCGGGATCTCATAGCCTCCCTgctgggctgctgctgctgctgcactacCGTGGGGCTGCTGGACTGGAGAGACACAGAGCAGGGGGACGAGGGGTTAACATAACATCAATTACTCACATGGACtattcactcaaacacacactattAATGTTGGACTGGAGAAACAGACACTGGACGTGTCCAAATACCCACACTAGCGTAGTAAATagtaagcaatttttttttttttatagtattgTTTCTCATTAGACGCTCACAGCTCTGTATCACCTCTGAAGGAGGGACAGTGGGCTGAAGAAGGAGTTGTCCTCTGCAGTAAGAACACTCTCCACCACACAGGAAAAGGGCCGGTACGATACCAGTAtggcgatactcgttagtatcaccacaaggaaacaaaacacaaagtggatttaacttctttaggaaaacagccgtgatgttggaaacaaacattatgttgtcatccagagtcacatttactTTCCAAGCTAAAgtacacaatattttacatacagcaggtttttaaaggacaaaaaagtctggtctgcttcatgttttcatttttgccatgggaaAAATATTTAGATACTGGTATCATCCTGGCCCTACACAGGAAGTATCAAAAATGTCTCGCCGGAAAAAACTGATCCCAGGCGTTCAGTCGACTCGCACTAGAGTGACGAATCCTATCGACATGCATGGCCAAACCAAAGATATCCCCTTGAAAGTGGCAGTGCAAATACAGCACACTGCAACTACCTAAAACATACAATCCACCTTTAGCCAGGGCCCATTGTACCAACTCCAGCACCGCACTGATAGGGACCTAAGAGCCTATCAAGGAGGTAGCAGTCTGGACAGTAGAGGAGTCTAACCCACTTCACTATAACAGTACCAGCCCAGGATCATGTCATACAGACACAGAAGGCTGTCTCAGTCAGCTCTGCTTCATGTGGCAGCAGGATTAATGTGAGCGTACTCAGGATCATTTGATGATGTGTTCCTCCCCCGCACTCTGGAGAGCTTCCTGGCACTACCCACTATTCCCTttgatcctctctctccccccacagaaacacagattaaaattaaataataatatccCAATACAAACACAACAAAGGACTAGAGATcctgctcccctctccctccctcctccacagcCCTATCTGCATCTCATTAGCTCTCTATGCTGTGGAGCAATTACTGGAGATGTACCATATTGCAGGGATTTAAAGTGTACTAATGATATGTCTTACTTCCTTTGTTGGATGTGGTTCTGTGTGGGATCATTATACGATATTGTAATGTACGTAGGATCCCTTTTGTTTAATTTTGTCCATAATTATCCGCTTAAATGGGGAgtggttgtctgtctctgtgcctcAGATCCTCTCCTATAAATGCTGGTTGCTTGAGTGAACCCAACCTGGTGCCTGTGTGATCTGGCTCACTGGGTCCATTTCCATTTGGCCTGCTTCCACACTCAACCAGCACTGCCTAATAGCACTTTAAAGCGCACAGTGATCAGGCCTTTCAGACCAACAGGAGGGAAAAGTAGTAAAGAGGGACCAGTCAATGTATTGAGGCATTGGGGAGGGAAAGTGGGAAcgaggagagagaatgggaggggaGGAACGGAGAGACATGGGGATAGGAAGAAGACACTCACTGCCAGGAGGTTGGTCATCCTGGTCATCTGGGAACAGATCATCCAGATTCTCTTTACTGGAGTCAGAGTCCTTCTCCTCctaacagaggaaacagagagggcAGATGATTGTTATTGTCATTTAGAGTAAACCAGGCAGATGAAAagcagtggggtgtgtgtgtgtttgcatcagCCTGCCTGCGCGTGGGCATGTTGTGTATGGTGTGGGTTAACTCACCGATGGCGACAGGTCCTCGTCGTACTTCTTGAGCTGGTTCATGAACTCCAGgtgtttcttctcctcctccagctgagCCACGCTCTGCTCACTCTTCTGCAGCTTCTGCTGGGTGCCCGCCAGTTCGTCCCTCAGCCACTGGTTCTCCTGGCACAGCCGACGAACCTGTGCCCGCAGCTTCTGCTTCTCCGACTCCACAGAGCTCAGGTGGCCCGACAGCGCCATCATCACCTAGGACAAGCACAGCAGGGGAACAGGGGTAGCGGTGAGGCAAGGGGAAGAACACTGAGAACACTGGTGGTAAATTAATGGATAATCCTGTTTCAGTCTAGTTGACCGACACTCAGACCATTGAAGTAGTAGGTGGCTGTGGGTTCTCCATCTAGCTGTCTAATTTGCAGGTTAATTTGATCAGATCCCAGACGGCTCTAGCTCCAGCTCCCCCAGGTCCAGAGGTGTGTAGCAGACAAACAGTGTACTGACCTGTGCCTCGCTCAGGCCCAGCTCCAGCATCTCCAGGGACTTGCGGATCATGAGGGACTTCTCCTCCACCAGGACACCCTGGTCTTCCTGCTTCAGGCAGCGCAGCGTGCCCAGCAAGCCCTCCAAGATAGAGTTGTGCTCCTGCTTCAGAGCCTCCAGGCCCTGGATCACCTGCTTGGTCCTGGAGATGATCTCATCCTGGGAAAGCTTCTCCCCAGGATCTTCTTCCTCCTTCAAACACACCATGGTGGACATGTTCTCACGCATCCTGTACCAGACACAAAGAAGAGGAATGGATGTGGATGTTGTAATCAAAATTCTAATCTTAAGTGGCGGATTTCAAACGATCCTTTTGTGAGGTGCAGCCGGGAACTACGTAGATGGTGAGTGGTAGGATCGATAAACCAGAATTGGAGGATCCATCATCGTTTAAATTTTGGGAACATTTAATAgtacgtcaacagtgaagagacgactctggGATACTGGCCTTCGAGGCAGAGTTGCAACAAAAAaagccatctcagactggccaataaaaagaaaagatgggcaaaagaactgaactggacagaggaactctgcctagaaggccagcatcccggagtggtctcttcactgttgacgttgagactgg containing:
- the LOC111963353 gene encoding kinesin light chain 1 isoform X6, encoding MRENMSTMVCLKEEEDPGEKLSQDEIISRTKQVIQGLEALKQEHNSILEGLLGTLRCLKQEDQGVLVEEKSLMIRKSLEMLELGLSEAQVMMALSGHLSSVESEKQKLRAQVRRLCQENQWLRDELAGTQQKLQKSEQSVAQLEEEKKHLEFMNQLKKYDEDLSPSEEKDSDSSKENLDDLFPDDQDDQPPGIQQPHGSAAAAAAQQGGYEIPARLRTLHNLVIQYASQGRYEVAVPLCKQALEDLEKTSGHNHPDVATMLNILALVYRDQNKYKEAANLLNDALAIREKTLGRDHPAVAATLNNLAVLYGKRGKYKEAEPLCKRALEIREKVLGKDHPDVAKQLNNLALLCQNQGKYEEVEYYYQRALEIYQTKLGPDDPNVAKTKNNLASCYLKQGKFKQAETLYKEILTRAHEREFGSVDDENKPIWMHAEEREEQSKGKQQDGSLFGEYGGWYKACKVDSPTVTTTLKNLGALYRRQGKFEAAETLEEAAKRSRKQGLDTVHKQRVADVLSEPEEREKQRSRESLTSDTTVKYESGPDGGEEDGSGSLKRSGSFSKLRASIRRSSEKLVRKLKGGGSRESEPKNPG
- the LOC111963353 gene encoding kinesin light chain 1 isoform X7; translation: MRENMSTMVCLKEEEDPGEKLSQDEIISRTKQVIQGLEALKQEHNSILEGLLGTLRCLKQEDQGVLVEEKSLMIRKSLEMLELGLSEAQVMMALSGHLSSVESEKQKLRAQVRRLCQENQWLRDELAGTQQKLQKSEQSVAQLEEEKKHLEFMNQLKKYDEDLSPSEEKDSDSSKENLDDLFPDDQDDQPPGIQQPHGSAAAAAAQQGGYEIPARLRTLHNLVIQYASQGRYEVAVPLCKQALEDLEKTSGHNHPDVATMLNILALVYRDQNKYKEAANLLNDALAIREKTLGRDHPAVAATLNNLAVLYGKRGKYKEAEPLCKRALEIREKVLGKDHPDVAKQLNNLALLCQNQGKYEEVEYYYQRALEIYQTKLGPDDPNVAKTKNNLASCYLKQGKFKQAETLYKEILTRAHEREFGSVDDENKPIWMHAEEREEQSKGKQQDGSLFGEYGGWYKACKVDSPTVTTTLKNLGALYRRQGKFEAAETLEEAAKRSRKQGLDTVHKQRVADVLSEPEEREKQRSRESLTSDTTVKYESGPDGGEEA
- the LOC111963353 gene encoding kinesin light chain 1 isoform X4 translates to MRENMSTMVCLKEEEDPGEKLSQDEIISRTKQVIQGLEALKQEHNSILEGLLGTLRCLKQEDQGVLVEEKSLMIRKSLEMLELGLSEAQVMMALSGHLSSVESEKQKLRAQVRRLCQENQWLRDELAGTQQKLQKSEQSVAQLEEEKKHLEFMNQLKKYDEDLSPSEEKDSDSSKENLDDLFPDDQDDQPPGIQQPHGSAAAAAAQQGGYEIPARLRTLHNLVIQYASQGRYEVAVPLCKQALEDLEKTSGHNHPDVATMLNILALVYRDQNKYKEAANLLNDALAIREKTLGRDHPAVAATLNNLAVLYGKRGKYKEAEPLCKRALEIREKVLGKDHPDVAKQLNNLALLCQNQGKYEEVEYYYQRALEIYQTKLGPDDPNVAKTKNNLASCYLKQGKFKQAETLYKEILTRAHEREFGSVDDENKPIWMHAEEREEQSKGKQQDGSLFGEYGGWYKACKVDSPTVTTTLKNLGALYRRQGKFEAAETLEEAAKRSRKQGLDTVHKQRVADVLSEPEEREKQRSRESLTSDTTVKYESGPDGGEEVSMSVEWNGDGSGSLKRSGSFSKLRASIRRSSEKLVRKLKGGGSRESEPKNPGY